GTGACGTTGAATCGCTGTCCCTGGCGATCCTGCGCCTGATCGAAGAAGAAGCCCTGAAAGACCGCACCGCCGAAGTTCGCGCACAAGTGCCGATTCCGGTGGCCGCGTTCCTGCTCAACGAAAAACGCAACTCGATCACCAAGATCGAACTGCGCACCCGTGCCCGTATCGTCATCCTGCCGAACGATCACCTCGAGACACCGCACTTCGAAGTGCAGCGCCTGCGCGATGACAGCCCGGAAGCCCACAGCGGCCAGTCCAGCTACGAAATCGCCGCCGCGGCTGCCGAAATCGAAGAAGTCCAGCCAGCCGCTGCGACCCGCACCCTGGTCCGCCAGGAAGCCGCCGTGAAGACCGCGCCGGCCCGCGCCAACGCACCGGTCCCGACCGAAGTTGCCGCCCCGGTTGCCGCGCCGGCCGCCATGCCTGAGCCAAGCCTGTTCAAAGGCCTGGTGAAATCGCTGGTCAGCCTGTTTGCCACCAAGGAAGAGCCCGTCGCTCCGGTTGTGGTTGAAAAAACCACCACCGAACGCCCTGCGCGCAACGAAGAGCGTCGCAACGGTCGTCAGCAGAGCCGTAACCGCAACGGTCGTCGCGACGAAGAGCGCAAGCCGCGCGAAGAACGTGCCGCGCGTGAAGAGCGTGCGCCACGTGAAGAACGTGCCCCTCGCGAAGCCCGTGAAGAAACCCCGACCGTAGCCCGTGAAGAACGCGCACCTCGCGAAGAACGTGCACCGCGTACTCCACGCGCCCCACGTGAAGATCGCAAGCCGCGTGGCGAGCGTGAAGAGCGTGTGCGTGAACTGCGCGAGCCGCTGGACGCCGCACCTGCCGTCGCCGCTGCCGCAGCTGCTACCACCGAAGAACGCCCGGCTCGCCAGCCGCGTGAAGAACGCGCGCCACGTGAGGAGCGTCAACCACGTGCTCCGCGTGAAGAGCGTCAACCGCGTGCCGAGCAAGCCGCTGCCGTCAGTGAAGAAGAAGAAGTGCTGACCGGCGAAGAGCAACTGCAGGACGACGGTCAGGACAACGCCGAAGGCGATCGTCCACGCCGCCGCTCCCGTGGTCAGCGTCGTCGCAGCAACCGTCGTGAGCGTCAACGTGATGCCAACGGCAACGTGATCGAAGGCTCGGAAGAAGCCGGCGAGAACGCAGAAGCTGCCAACCACGAGCCGACCGGCGACGAACTGGCTGCCGGCCTGGCCGTGACTGCCGCCGTGGCCAGCACGGTCATCAGCGCACCGGCTGAAGCCCAGGCTCATGAGCAGGCTGAGCGCGCAACCGCTGCTGTCGAGGAAACCGCCGCAGTAGAAGCGCCTGTCGCCGAAACTCCGGTGGTTGAAGCGCCAGTGGTGGAAGCGACTACCCCGATCGAAACCCCAGAGGTTCCGGAAGTGGAAGTGGCACCGGTTCGCGACGCTCAACCGCAAACCGAACCGGTTGCCGTTGAACCTGCTCCAGTGGTCGAGCCTGAGCCAGTGGTTGAGGCGGTTGTTCAAGCCCCAGCTGTTGAAGAAGCTGCCCCGGCCGTGCGTGAAGTTCGCGAAGAACAGACCGCCTTCCAGTGGACCGCCGAACCTGCCGCTCCGGTTGAAGCGCCTGCGCCTGCCCCGGTAGTCGAAGAAGCGCCGGCTCCGGTTGCCGAAGTCGTGGTTGAAGAAGCTGCCCCAGTGGCTGAGCCAACGCCGGTCGCGGAACCTGCACCAGTGGTTGAAGCCCCCGTGGTAGCCCAAGAAGCTGCCCCTGTGGTTGAAGCCCCTGTGGTAGCCGAAGAAGCTGCCCCAGTGGTTGGAACCGCACCGGCCAGCGCACTGACCGAGAACGGCCGTGCGCCGAACGATCCACGTGAAGTGCGTCGTCGTCGCAAGGAAGCCGAGGCGGCTGCAGCTGCTGCGGCCCTGGAGCAAAAGGCCCTGGAAGCAGAGCACGAGCCTAAACCCCTCGTCTGATTCCATCAGCCGTTAAAAAGCCCCGCCTGAGTGATCAGGCGGGGCTTTTTTATGGCCAATAGTCACAAGTAACGATGCTTCACTGTAGGAGCGAGCTTGCTCGCGAAAAACGCTCAGGCAACGCGTTCATTCTGGATTAACGCGAGTGCCCTGAGTTCTTCGCGAGCAAGCTCGCTCCTACAAAAGCCATGGCAAGCCCTTCCCACCTTTCAGTGCGCATTGAAATTCAAGCGTTGTGGCACGTCCACATCCCACAGAACGCCGCCATCCTCCAACGGCACTTCACTCACCCAAGCACGCGCGAACAGTGGTTTTGCGCCGCGATCCCCGGTCAGCGCCATCAACTCTGCGCCCAACGCACGGTCAAAGGCCACGGGATGCCCATACTCACCCGCCTGCACCGGCACGCTGATGCCACCCGGCTCCAGCGCATCGATCACCCGCTCGATGCTGGTGGATCGAATAAACGGCATGTCTCCCAGCACCACCAACCATCCCTGGGCAGCAGCACTGGCCGCAACCGCCGCTGCAATACTGTCGCCCATGCCGGCCGACTGCAGCAGCAAGACCTTGCAACCATATGCCTGCGCCAACCGAATGACGGCTTCACGCTCCGGCGAGGTCACCACCCAGCGCTCCGTCACGCTGGCCGGCAGATTCACCAATACCTGCTCGATCACCGGCCGCGTCACGCCGTCCAGGCCGACGCAATCGGCCAGCAATTTATCCCGGTCCGCACCAGCCTCGGCGCGAAAGCGACTGCCCTGCCCCGCCGCCAGCACGATCGCCGTGATGGTCACTCGGCAACCACCGCCAGCGGCTTCTTCTGCAAAGGCGCCACGCCGTTCTTGATTGCGACGATTTCCGCCATCAGCGACAGCGCGATTTCCGCCGGCGTATGGCTGCCGATGTGCAAGCCGATTGGCCCATGCAAGCGCGCAATCGCATCCGCCGACAACCCCAGCGCGGCCAGGTTTTCCCGGCGTTTCTGCGTGTTGACTCGCGATCCCAGGGCGCCAATGTAGAACGCGCTGGAATTCAACGCGGTGAGTAAGGCCATGTCATCCAGGCGTGGGTCGTGGGTCAGGCAGACAATCGCCGTGCGCTCGTCGGTCTGGATATTGAGCACCGCTTCATCGGGCATGCCCGGCACGAAGCGGCCGTGCTGCTCCTCCCAGCCATACACAAATTCTTCACGTGGGTCGCAGATCAGCACTTCGAAGTCGAGCAAGCGCGCCATTTCCGCTACGTAGCGCGACAATTGCCCGGCGCCGATCAACAGCAAGCGCCAGCGCGGCCCGTAGATCGCGCGCAGGCGTTGCTCGTCAAAGACCACCCCATCGGTCTTGCTCGCCGCAGTCAGGGTCACTTTGCCAGTGGCCAGGTCCAGCTCCCGCGCAACGATCTCATGATCCTCGCAGCGTGCCAGCAATTGCTCGACCCACTCCCAGTCGTCCACCCGCTCCTCGGTCAGGCGCAGGGTGCCGCCGCAGGGCAGACCGAAACGCGCCGCCTCATCGCGAGTGACGCCGTAGGTCACCAATTGCACGGGCGGGCCGTCGTCGGGCAAGCGGCCATCCTGCAAGCGTGCGATCAAGTCGTCCTCGATGCAGCCGCCGGACACCGAGCCGATCACCACCCCGTCGCCGCGCAAGGCCAGCATCGCCCCCGGTGGGCGCGGCGCGCTGCCCCAGGTCTGCACCACGCTGTACAGGATCACGCGTTGCCCGGCGCGGCGCCATTGGAGCACGCTGCGCAAGACATTCAGGTCCACACTGTCCATCAGGCCTTCGCCTCCTGCCAACCCTGCAACTGATAGCGTATCGGCAGGCTGCGGATACGCTGGCCGGTCGCCGCGAAGATGGCGTTGCACAACGCCGGCGCAATCGGCGGTACGCCGGGTTCACCGACACCGCCGAGCGGCACTTCGCCTGCCGGCGTCACCAGGTGCACGGCGATTTCTTTGGGCGCCAGGGACATGCGCGCCACTTCGTACATATGGAAATTGTCTTGCTGGACCTTGCCGTCCTTGAAACTGATCTCGCCCAGCACCGTGTTACCCAAGCCCATGACACACGCGCCCTCGAACTGCGAGCGGATGCGTTCCGGGTTGATCTGCGGGCCGCAGTCCACGGCGATATCGGCCTTGTGCACGATCAGCGTACCGTCACCCTTGACTTCCACCTCGATCACCGCCGCCACATAGGTGACGAAGCTGTAGTGCACCGCCAGACCCAACCCACGCCCCTTGGGCAGCTTGCGCCCCCAGCCGGCGGCCTTGGCGGCGGTTTCCAGTACGCCGCGCAGGCGTGCGGTGTCGATCGGGTAACGCTCGGGGGATTCGCCGTAGTTCCACTCGTCGCTCAAGGTTTTCGGATCGATCTGACGGTCCGGGCCGAGCAATTTGATCTGGTACTGCAACGGGTCCTGGCCGGCCTTGTGCGCCAGCTCGTCAACGAAACTCTGAATGGCAAAACCGTGAGGGATGTTCGACACCGAGCGGTACCAGCCCACGCGGGTATGCGCCGATGCTTCAGGGTTTTCCAGGCGCACGTTGGGAATGGCGTAGGCCATGTTGGTAAAGCCCATGCCCAGCTCGAACGCCGCTTCGTGATTCATGCCCGGTGCGAACAGCGCCGTGATGCTCGGCGCGACCGTACGGTGCAGCCAGGCAGCAGGCAGGCCGTCTTTGTTCAGGCCGGCCTTGAGGTATTCGGCGGACACGGTATGAAAATAGGAATTGTGGATGTCGTCTTCACGGGTCCACTGCACGCGCACGGCCTTGCCCGGAAACTGCTTGGCCAGCACGGCGGCTTCGATGACGAAATCCGGCTTGGACTTGCGCCCGAAACCGCCGCCCAGCAGGGTTACGTTCACCGTCACGCTATCGAAGGGCACACCCAGGCGCTCGGCGATGCGTTCGCGGGTAACTTGCGGTGCCTGGCTCGGCGCCCAGGCTTCGCACTGGCCCTTGTCGAAACGGGCGACCGCGACCATCGGCTCCATCGGCGACTGCGCCAGGTGCGGCAGGTAGTAGGCCGCCTCCAAGGTGCTGTCCGCCTCGCCCATGGCCTGGTCAAGGGTGCCGGTGTTACGCACCACTTTACCGGGCTGCCGGGCAGCGGCCTCCAGTTGCTTGCGGTAGTCCACGGAGTTGTAGCTGGCGTTGACGCCGTCGTCCCACACGATCTTCAGCGCGTCGCGCCCCTTGATCGCCGCCCAGGTATTACTGGCCACCACGGCCACGCCACCCAGGGGCTGGAATTCGGACGGGATCGGCCGGCTTTCGATTTCCAGCACCTTGATCACGCCCGGGACTTTCATCGCCGCACTGGCATCGAAGGATTTGACCTTGCCGCCATACACCTGCGGCCGTGCAATGGTGGCGTAGAGCATGCCCTCGAAATGCACGTCGGCACCGTACACGGCGCTGCCGTTGACGATATCGGCGCCATCGATGGCCTTGACGCCTTCTTTGCCGATATAGCGAAACTCCGCCGGCGGCTTGAGGCGCAGGCTGTCGCGCGCGGGAACGGCCAGCGCGCCGGCAGCAGTGGCCAACTCGCCATAGCCCAGCTCTCGTCCGCTCGGTTGGTGGATCACCTTGTGCAACTGCGCACGGCACTCGCTGACCGGGACCTTCCACTGCTCGGCCGCGGCCTGCTCCAGCATCGCCCGCACACTGGCGCCGCAACGGCGCATCGGCTCATACCAGTGGCGCATGCTGCGCGAACCGTCGGTGTCCTGGTTGCCATAACGCACCTCATCACCCGGCGCCTGCTGGACCTTCACCTTGGCCCAATCGGCTTCCAGCTCATCGGCCACCACCAGGCTGAGACTGGTGCGCACGCCCTGCCCCATCTCCGAACGGTTGCACATCACAGTCACCGTGCCGTCGGTGGCAATGCTGACGTAGACCTTGGGGTCGTCGATCAGCCCATTGGGCATGGCATCGCCGCCGTACGGTTTGACCGCATCGGCGGCGAACGCATCAGGCAAGCCCCAACTGGCGGCGATCACCAGCGCGCCGGTGGCGCCCGCACCTTTGAGAAAGCCGCGACGGCTGAGGTTAGCGAGCACGAAATCAGCGGGTAACCGGCTCATGCCTTGGCTCCCAGGTGAGTGGCTGCCTGGCGGATCGCAGTCTTGATTCGGTTGTAGGTGCCGCAACGGCAAATGTTGCCGACCATGGCCTCCTCAATCTGTTCGTCACTGGGATTGGGGTTGGTCTTGAGCAGCGCGGTGGCCGACATGATCTGCCCACCCTGGCAATAACCGCACTGGGCCACGGCGGTGTCCAGCCAGGCTTGCTGTACCACCTGGCCGACAGGATCGGCGTGCAGGTTGTCGATGGTGCTGATGGCCTGGCCTTTGACCGAGCCGATCGGGGTGATGCAACTGCGCGCGGGCGCACCGTCGATGTGGATCGTGCAGGCACCGCACAAGCCCATGCCACAACCGAACTTGGTGCCGTTGTAGCCCGCCACATCGCGGATCGCCCACAGCAGCGGCATATCCTCGGTGACGTCCAGTTGATGGTCTTGACCATTGAGTTTCAGGGTAATCATGGGCACGCCCGCCTGTTCATTGCATTGTTAGGGGCGAGCAATCTGTTGCAAGAGGTCACGCGG
This region of Pseudomonas sp. MUP55 genomic DNA includes:
- the rne gene encoding ribonuclease E — translated: MLINATQPEELRVALVDGQRLYDLDIESGAREQKKANIYKGRITRIEPSLEAAFVDFGSERHGFLPLKEISREYFKKAPEGRVNIKDVLSEGQEVIVQVEKEERGNKGAALTTFISLAGRYLVLMPNNPRAGGISRRIEGEERNELREALNGLIAPADMGLIVRTAGLGRSSEEMQWDLDYLLQLWTAIKEASLDRSAPFLIYQESNVIIRAIRDYLRQDIGEVLIDSVEAQDEALTFIRQVMPQYASKIKLYEDSVPLFNRFQIESQIETAFQRVVELPSGGSIVIDPTEALVSIDINSARATKGSDIEETALQTNLEAAEEIARQLRLRDIGGLIVIDFIDMTPAKNQRAVEEKVRECLEADRARVQVGRISRFGLLEMSRQRLRPSLGESSGIVCPRCNGTGIIRDVESLSLAILRLIEEEALKDRTAEVRAQVPIPVAAFLLNEKRNSITKIELRTRARIVILPNDHLETPHFEVQRLRDDSPEAHSGQSSYEIAAAAAEIEEVQPAAATRTLVRQEAAVKTAPARANAPVPTEVAAPVAAPAAMPEPSLFKGLVKSLVSLFATKEEPVAPVVVEKTTTERPARNEERRNGRQQSRNRNGRRDEERKPREERAAREERAPREERAPREAREETPTVAREERAPREERAPRTPRAPREDRKPRGEREERVRELREPLDAAPAVAAAAAATTEERPARQPREERAPREERQPRAPREERQPRAEQAAAVSEEEEVLTGEEQLQDDGQDNAEGDRPRRRSRGQRRRSNRRERQRDANGNVIEGSEEAGENAEAANHEPTGDELAAGLAVTAAVASTVISAPAEAQAHEQAERATAAVEETAAVEAPVAETPVVEAPVVEATTPIETPEVPEVEVAPVRDAQPQTEPVAVEPAPVVEPEPVVEAVVQAPAVEEAAPAVREVREEQTAFQWTAEPAAPVEAPAPAPVVEEAPAPVAEVVVEEAAPVAEPTPVAEPAPVVEAPVVAQEAAPVVEAPVVAEEAAPVVGTAPASALTENGRAPNDPREVRRRRKEAEAAAAAAALEQKALEAEHEPKPLV
- a CDS encoding nucleotidyltransferase family protein; the encoded protein is MTITAIVLAAGQGSRFRAEAGADRDKLLADCVGLDGVTRPVIEQVLVNLPASVTERWVVTSPEREAVIRLAQAYGCKVLLLQSAGMGDSIAAAVAASAAAQGWLVVLGDMPFIRSTSIERVIDALEPGGISVPVQAGEYGHPVAFDRALGAELMALTGDRGAKPLFARAWVSEVPLEDGGVLWDVDVPQRLNFNAH
- a CDS encoding XdhC family protein gives rise to the protein MDSVDLNVLRSVLQWRRAGQRVILYSVVQTWGSAPRPPGAMLALRGDGVVIGSVSGGCIEDDLIARLQDGRLPDDGPPVQLVTYGVTRDEAARFGLPCGGTLRLTEERVDDWEWVEQLLARCEDHEIVARELDLATGKVTLTAASKTDGVVFDEQRLRAIYGPRWRLLLIGAGQLSRYVAEMARLLDFEVLICDPREEFVYGWEEQHGRFVPGMPDEAVLNIQTDERTAIVCLTHDPRLDDMALLTALNSSAFYIGALGSRVNTQKRRENLAALGLSADAIARLHGPIGLHIGSHTPAEIALSLMAEIVAIKNGVAPLQKKPLAVVAE
- a CDS encoding xanthine dehydrogenase family protein molybdopterin-binding subunit, with product MSRLPADFVLANLSRRGFLKGAGATGALVIAASWGLPDAFAADAVKPYGGDAMPNGLIDDPKVYVSIATDGTVTVMCNRSEMGQGVRTSLSLVVADELEADWAKVKVQQAPGDEVRYGNQDTDGSRSMRHWYEPMRRCGASVRAMLEQAAAEQWKVPVSECRAQLHKVIHQPSGRELGYGELATAAGALAVPARDSLRLKPPAEFRYIGKEGVKAIDGADIVNGSAVYGADVHFEGMLYATIARPQVYGGKVKSFDASAAMKVPGVIKVLEIESRPIPSEFQPLGGVAVVASNTWAAIKGRDALKIVWDDGVNASYNSVDYRKQLEAAARQPGKVVRNTGTLDQAMGEADSTLEAAYYLPHLAQSPMEPMVAVARFDKGQCEAWAPSQAPQVTRERIAERLGVPFDSVTVNVTLLGGGFGRKSKPDFVIEAAVLAKQFPGKAVRVQWTREDDIHNSYFHTVSAEYLKAGLNKDGLPAAWLHRTVAPSITALFAPGMNHEAAFELGMGFTNMAYAIPNVRLENPEASAHTRVGWYRSVSNIPHGFAIQSFVDELAHKAGQDPLQYQIKLLGPDRQIDPKTLSDEWNYGESPERYPIDTARLRGVLETAAKAAGWGRKLPKGRGLGLAVHYSFVTYVAAVIEVEVKGDGTLIVHKADIAVDCGPQINPERIRSQFEGACVMGLGNTVLGEISFKDGKVQQDNFHMYEVARMSLAPKEIAVHLVTPAGEVPLGGVGEPGVPPIAPALCNAIFAATGQRIRSLPIRYQLQGWQEAKA
- a CDS encoding (2Fe-2S)-binding protein; the protein is MITLKLNGQDHQLDVTEDMPLLWAIRDVAGYNGTKFGCGMGLCGACTIHIDGAPARSCITPIGSVKGQAISTIDNLHADPVGQVVQQAWLDTAVAQCGYCQGGQIMSATALLKTNPNPSDEQIEEAMVGNICRCGTYNRIKTAIRQAATHLGAKA